One Acinetobacter pullicarnis DNA window includes the following coding sequences:
- a CDS encoding type I restriction endonuclease subunit R, with amino-acid sequence MTLYNPKFQEEYSAKLPALTLLCNLGWSFLPPSQALAARDAKQDQVVLRQILRAELAKRSFTFAGQEYPISAKSVDNLISEICSPALNEGLLTANEKIYNHLFYGIPVTEFVNGKKVSPTIPLIDWHNIHNNDFSYTEEFAVTRSGGVDTRRPDIICFVNGIPLVVIEAKRPDSQAKKGPTINEGISQTLRNQRPDEIPHLFAYSQLILSINGHEGRYGTCNTPAKFWAAWREEDISDAEMYALKNKKLSASQKQSLFSYRPVDDLNWYENLIAGGDLAVTGQDQLLISLLKPERLLEMVRLYTLFDKKAGKIVARYQQIFGIKRLIERISTKNSKGGREGGVIWHTTGSGKSFTMVFLSKAMILHETLKKCRILVVTDRVDLEDQLSKTFVSGGELAGKKDKQNAMATSGKRLAEQIGKGTERIMFSLIQKFNSATKLPECVNTSSDFIVLIDEGHRSQGGENHVRMKLALPNAAFVAFTGTPLLKDEKTVNKFGPIVHAYTMQRAVEDKTVTPLLYEERIPDLDVNERAIDTWFERITEGLNDQQKADLKRKFARKGEIYTADDRIRLIALDIANHFVKNIDDGLKGQLACDSKASAIKYKKYLDEAGLFESAVVMSPPDSREGNTDVDESTTPEVTQWWKDNVGTQDEQTYTKQVIERFEKDDSLKLLIVVDKLLTGFDEPKNAVLYIDKNLKQHNLIQAIARVNRLHPLKKFGLLIDYRGILKELDATILDYQDLAARTQGGYDINDLTGLYTQMSSEYKRLPRLYKALWAIFADVKNKNDPEQLRQVLVPRIEERKGELVDIHLKVRDDFYEALTEFASCLKVALQSATFFEDKSFSDADRQHYKETVKLFTSLRQIVKRDAGETVDYDQYAEQVKKLIDKHVVGIEVKDPDGVYEVGKMGKIAQPEDWSEEKTRNETDIIKTRVTKMIEQQLRDDPYAQEAFSKLLRQVIEEAEKEFDHPLKQHMLFREFEEQVEARRLDEIPDVFSGNKHAQAYYGVFKKLLPEAFSITNQQNQDKWIELAFEVDRSVMSSVAENSINPQNIEADIRKKLLPQMFRECKSIGSGMDQAKKIVEMIVQITRVGLNGL; translated from the coding sequence ATGACGCTGTATAATCCTAAATTCCAAGAAGAATACAGCGCCAAGCTGCCAGCTCTGACTTTGCTGTGTAATTTGGGCTGGTCATTCCTCCCGCCATCGCAGGCGCTGGCTGCTCGTGATGCTAAACAAGACCAAGTTGTTCTACGGCAAATTTTACGTGCTGAATTGGCAAAACGCAGCTTTACATTTGCGGGTCAGGAATATCCAATTTCAGCAAAATCAGTAGATAATTTGATATCAGAAATTTGTAGTCCTGCTTTGAATGAAGGGTTACTTACAGCCAATGAAAAAATCTATAACCATTTGTTCTACGGTATTCCTGTAACTGAATTTGTAAATGGAAAGAAGGTCAGCCCAACGATTCCATTGATTGATTGGCATAACATCCATAATAATGACTTTTCATATACAGAAGAATTTGCTGTAACACGTTCAGGTGGAGTAGATACACGTAGACCCGATATCATTTGCTTTGTAAATGGTATTCCTTTAGTTGTGATTGAAGCAAAACGCCCTGACAGTCAGGCAAAGAAAGGTCCAACAATTAATGAAGGTATTTCTCAGACACTTCGTAATCAGCGACCTGATGAAATTCCACATCTGTTTGCATATAGCCAACTGATACTCTCTATAAATGGGCATGAAGGTCGTTACGGCACATGTAATACCCCTGCAAAATTTTGGGCTGCATGGCGAGAAGAAGATATTTCTGATGCAGAAATGTATGCGCTTAAAAATAAGAAATTAAGTGCTTCTCAAAAACAGAGCCTATTTTCTTATCGTCCAGTTGATGACTTAAATTGGTATGAAAACCTAATTGCAGGTGGAGACTTAGCTGTTACAGGTCAAGATCAACTGCTGATTAGTCTATTAAAGCCTGAACGCCTACTTGAAATGGTTCGCCTATATACGCTTTTCGATAAGAAAGCAGGAAAAATTGTTGCTCGTTATCAGCAAATCTTTGGTATCAAACGACTTATTGAGCGTATTAGTACGAAGAACAGCAAAGGTGGTCGTGAAGGTGGTGTGATTTGGCATACAACAGGCTCAGGTAAATCTTTTACTATGGTCTTTCTCAGTAAAGCCATGATCTTACATGAAACTTTAAAAAAATGCCGTATTTTGGTTGTCACTGACCGTGTCGATTTAGAAGATCAACTGAGTAAAACCTTTGTATCAGGTGGTGAACTGGCAGGAAAAAAAGACAAGCAAAATGCCATGGCGACTTCAGGCAAACGCTTGGCTGAACAAATTGGTAAGGGTACAGAACGAATCATGTTCTCTTTGATTCAGAAGTTTAATTCTGCAACCAAGCTTCCTGAATGTGTTAACACAAGTTCAGACTTCATTGTCCTGATTGATGAAGGGCATCGAAGCCAAGGTGGTGAAAACCATGTACGTATGAAACTCGCACTGCCAAATGCGGCATTCGTGGCATTTACAGGTACACCATTGCTTAAAGATGAAAAGACCGTTAACAAGTTTGGACCTATTGTTCATGCTTATACAATGCAAAGAGCCGTAGAAGATAAAACCGTAACGCCTTTGCTCTATGAAGAACGAATTCCTGATTTAGATGTCAATGAACGAGCGATTGATACGTGGTTTGAACGGATAACAGAAGGTTTAAATGATCAGCAAAAAGCAGATTTAAAACGTAAATTTGCGAGAAAAGGTGAAATTTATACTGCGGATGATCGTATTCGCCTGATTGCGTTAGATATTGCCAATCACTTTGTGAAAAATATTGATGATGGTTTAAAAGGACAGCTTGCTTGCGATAGCAAGGCTTCAGCGATTAAGTATAAAAAGTACTTGGATGAAGCAGGCTTGTTTGAGTCTGCTGTGGTGATGAGCCCACCTGATAGTCGTGAAGGAAATACTGATGTTGATGAATCGACTACCCCTGAAGTGACCCAATGGTGGAAAGACAATGTCGGCACTCAGGATGAGCAAACTTATACCAAACAAGTAATTGAGCGTTTTGAAAAAGATGATTCGCTTAAATTGCTGATAGTGGTGGATAAGCTCTTAACAGGTTTTGATGAACCTAAAAATGCTGTTCTTTATATTGATAAAAATTTAAAACAGCACAATTTAATTCAAGCAATTGCGCGTGTAAACAGACTTCACCCATTGAAAAAGTTTGGTTTATTAATTGATTATCGCGGTATTTTAAAAGAATTGGATGCCACAATTCTTGATTACCAAGATCTCGCTGCTCGTACCCAAGGTGGTTATGATATTAACGATCTTACAGGCTTATATACTCAAATGAGTTCTGAATACAAACGATTACCTCGTTTGTATAAAGCACTTTGGGCAATTTTTGCTGATGTTAAAAATAAAAATGATCCAGAGCAGTTACGCCAAGTTTTAGTTCCTCGTATTGAAGAACGTAAGGGTGAGTTAGTCGATATTCACTTAAAAGTTCGTGATGATTTTTATGAAGCACTTACAGAGTTTGCAAGTTGTTTAAAAGTTGCGTTGCAGTCAGCAACCTTCTTTGAAGATAAAAGCTTTTCTGATGCAGATCGTCAGCACTACAAAGAAACAGTCAAACTATTTACAAGCTTGCGTCAAATTGTGAAACGAGATGCTGGGGAGACTGTTGACTACGATCAGTATGCAGAGCAAGTCAAAAAACTGATTGATAAGCATGTTGTGGGCATTGAAGTTAAGGACCCTGATGGGGTTTATGAAGTTGGCAAGATGGGTAAAATAGCTCAGCCTGAAGATTGGAGTGAAGAGAAAACACGTAATGAAACGGATATCATTAAAACTCGTGTAACTAAGATGATTGAGCAACAATTGCGTGATGATCCTTATGCTCAGGAGGCTTTCTCTAAGCTGTTACGTCAAGTCATTGAAGAAGCAGAGAAAGAGTTTGATCACCCATTGAAGCAACACATGTTGTTTAGAGAGTTTGAAGAACAAGTTGAAGCTCGTCGTTTAGATGAAATTCCCGATGTGTTCAGTGGTAATAAGCATGCTCAAGCTTATTACGGGGTCTTTAAGAAGCTATTACCTGAAGCATTCTCGATAACAAATCAACAGAATCAAGATAAGTGGATTGAACTCGCTTTCGAGGTTGATCGTTCTGTGATGAGCTCTGTGGCTGAAAACTCCATCAATCCGCAAAATATTGAAGCGGATATCCGTAAAAAATTATTACCTCAGATGTTCCGTGAATGTAAATCCATTGGGAGTGGTATGGATCAAGCAAAAAAAATTGTAGAAATGATCGTACAAATTACTCGGGTTGGTTTAAATGGGCTCTAG
- a CDS encoding M48 family metallopeptidase — protein sequence MNTLPERKLSIVYGDEIIDFEVLESPSRTQKILIKVYADCRVVVSTPLNTDDQTIIEAVKQRSRWIYKQLREFREQSRFITPRKYKSGESHFYLGKQYQLKVIHDDTKPKGVKLLRGRLEVNTLDMGLESIKSYLNEWYRIRAKVIFEARLQHILEQALWVENYPDIRLMTMRTQWGNCSPSGLLTLNPHLVKAPTICIDYVILHELCHLVEHNHSERFYQLLNQVMPDWEVVKERLDNMAVKFFDIL from the coding sequence ATGAATACGCTGCCAGAGAGAAAGTTAAGCATTGTTTATGGTGATGAAATTATTGATTTTGAGGTGCTTGAAAGTCCTAGTCGTACTCAAAAGATACTGATTAAAGTCTATGCTGATTGTCGGGTGGTTGTATCAACACCGTTAAATACAGATGATCAAACAATTATTGAAGCGGTAAAGCAGCGTAGTCGTTGGATCTATAAACAATTACGAGAGTTCCGTGAACAAAGTAGATTTATCACGCCTCGCAAATATAAAAGTGGTGAAAGCCACTTTTATTTAGGTAAACAATATCAATTGAAAGTGATTCATGATGATACCAAGCCAAAAGGTGTAAAACTTCTAAGAGGAAGATTGGAAGTAAACACCTTGGATATGGGTCTTGAAAGTATTAAATCTTATTTAAATGAATGGTATAGAATCCGAGCAAAAGTCATATTCGAAGCACGTTTGCAACATATTCTAGAACAAGCTTTATGGGTTGAAAATTACCCTGATATTCGTTTGATGACCATGCGAACACAGTGGGGAAACTGCTCCCCATCAGGTTTACTTACGCTCAATCCTCATCTAGTTAAAGCGCCTACAATCTGCATTGATTATGTGATTCTGCATGAACTTTGTCATTTGGTTGAACATAATCATAGTGAGCGTTTCTACCAACTATTGAATCAAGTTATGCCTGATTGGGAGGTAGTGAAAGAGAGATTAGATAACATGGCTGTGAAGTTTTTTGATATTTTATAA